CCCGCTACCTCGAGAAGCGTCCCTACGCTCCCGGTGAGCACGGCCGCACCAAGCGCAAGGCCGACAGCGACTACGCCGTCCGGCTGCGCGAGAAGCAGCGTCTGCGCGAGCAGTACGGCATCCGCGAGAAGCAGCTGCGCATCGCGTTCAACGAGGCCCGCCGCAAGGACGGCCTGACCGGTGAGAACCTGGTCGAGCTGCTCGAGATGCGGCTGGATGCACTCGTCGTGCGCGCCGGCTTCGCCCGCACCACCGCACAGGCCCGTCAGCTGGTCGTGCACCGTCACATCCTCGTCGACGGCCAGCTCGTCGACCGCCCGTCCTTCCGCGTGAAGCCGGGCCAGCTCATCCACGTCAAGCCCAAGAGCGAGGGCCTCGAGCCCTTCCAGGTCGCAGCCGCCGGCGGTCACGCCGAGGTGCTGCCTCCCGTTCCCGGCTACCTCGAGGTCGAGCTCGACAAGCTGCAGGCACGCCTGGTTCGTCGCCCGAAGCGCGCCGAGGTCCCCGTGACCTGTGAAGTGCAGCTCGTCGTCGAGTACTACGCGGCTCGCTGACGCGTCCAGCGCACAGCAACGCGAGAGGCGCCGGGGAATCCCCGGCGCCTCTCGTCGTAGGATGGCGGAATGAAGAATCTGCTCTGGTTCCTGATCGGTGTGATCGGCGGGTTCGTCGCCGCGCACTTCATGAACAAGGACCCGCGTGGTCAGGAGATCTTCGCCGACATCGACGCGCGCATCTCGGAATTCGCCGGCGTTCTCGGTGAGGCGTACCGCCAGCAGGAGGCACGCCTGGCGGAGCCCGCAGACGACTGACCACGAACCATTCCGCCGCGTCCCAGGGCGCGGCTCCGCCACGCAAGGACACCTGAGAGCACTATGAGAACTGCGGACATCGCGCAGCGCTACCTCGACTTCTTCGAGAAGAACGACCACGTCATCGTCCCATCCGCGTCACTGGTCAGCGACGACCCGTCGCTGCTGTTCACAGTGGCGGGCATGGTGCCGTTCATCCCCTACCTCACCGGAGTGGTTCCTTCTCCTCACCCGCGCATCGCAGATCTGCAGAAGTGCATCCGCACCAACGACATCGAAGAAGTCGGCAAGACCGCGCGGCACGGCACCTTCTTCCAGATGCTCGGCAACTGGTCCTTCGGCGACTACTTCAAGGAAGGCGCGATCCGCTACGCCTGGGAGCTGCTCACCTCCTCCGAGTCGGACGGCGGACTCGGCTTCGATGAGAAGGATCTCTGGGTCACCGTCTATGAGACCGACGACGAGGCCGAGTCGATCTGGCGCGACATCATCGGCTTGAAGCCCGAGCGGATCCAGCGGCTGGGCCGCGCCGACAACTACTGGAACACCGGCCAGCCCGGGCCCGGTGGGCCGGACTCGGAGATCTTCTTCGATCGCGGTCCCTCCTACGGCAAGGACGGCGGCCCCGCCGTCGACGACACGAGGTTCCTGGAGATCTGGAACCTCGTGTTCATGCAGGACTTCATCGAGAACGTCCGCAGCGGCACTGAGTTCGACATCACCGGCGACCTGCCGCAGAAGAACATCGACACCGGCATGGGACTGGAGCGCGTCGCGTTCCTGAAGCAGGGCGTCGAGAACATGTACGAGTCCGACCAGGTGCGTCCGGTGCTCGACCGTGCCGTCGAGCTGTCGGGTCGTCGCTACGGCGCCGTTCACCAGGACGATGTGCGTTTCCGCGTCGTCGCCGATCACGTGCGCTCCTCGCTGATGCTGCTCTCCGACGGCGTTCGCCCCTCGAACGAGGGCCGCGGCTACGTACTGCGTCGTCTCATGCGGCGCAGCGTGCGCGCGATGCGGCTGCTGGGCGTTGACGAGCCGGTCTTCCCCGAGCTCTTCGCCGCCTCGCGAGATGCCATGAAGGTGACCTATCCCGAACTGGAGCGGGATTGGTCGATCCTGTCGGCCGCGGCGTTCGCCGAGGAGGAGACCTTCCGTCGCACTCTCGCACAGGGGTCGACCATCCTCGACCTGGCGCTGGGCGAGACGAAGAAGGCGGGCGGGACGACGCTGAGCGGATCCGAGGCGTTCCTGCTGCACGACACCTACGGCTTCCCGATCGACCTGACCCTCGAAGTGGCCGAGGAGGCGGGTCTGGACGTCGACCGCTCAGCGTTCGATGACCTCATGCGCGGGCAGCGCGAGCGTGCCAAGGCCGATGCGCGCAACCGCAAGCGGCAGTTCGCCGACGTGTCGGTATACCGGCAGTTCCGTGCGCTCGGTGAGACCGGCTTCGCCGGCTACACGGAGCTGCAGACCGAATCCCGGGTGCTGGGGATCATCGTCGACGGCCACCCGGCGCAGACGGCCGCGGAGGGCGACGTGGCCGAGGTGATCCTCGCCGAGACGACCCTGTACGCCG
Above is a window of Microbacterium suwonense DNA encoding:
- the alaS gene encoding alanine--tRNA ligase; this encodes MRTADIAQRYLDFFEKNDHVIVPSASLVSDDPSLLFTVAGMVPFIPYLTGVVPSPHPRIADLQKCIRTNDIEEVGKTARHGTFFQMLGNWSFGDYFKEGAIRYAWELLTSSESDGGLGFDEKDLWVTVYETDDEAESIWRDIIGLKPERIQRLGRADNYWNTGQPGPGGPDSEIFFDRGPSYGKDGGPAVDDTRFLEIWNLVFMQDFIENVRSGTEFDITGDLPQKNIDTGMGLERVAFLKQGVENMYESDQVRPVLDRAVELSGRRYGAVHQDDVRFRVVADHVRSSLMLLSDGVRPSNEGRGYVLRRLMRRSVRAMRLLGVDEPVFPELFAASRDAMKVTYPELERDWSILSAAAFAEEETFRRTLAQGSTILDLALGETKKAGGTTLSGSEAFLLHDTYGFPIDLTLEVAEEAGLDVDRSAFDDLMRGQRERAKADARNRKRQFADVSVYRQFRALGETGFAGYTELQTESRVLGIIVDGHPAQTAAEGDVAEVILAETTLYAESGGQVADKGTIVGAGFELDVLDVQRPVAGLISHTVHVDSGSVAVDDHATTVVDAANRRAARQAHSATHLVHAALRDTLGRTATQAGSLNRAGYMRFDFSWAQPLSAETRSEIEDITNRAVNDALEVTTRIVSLDEAKEAGAMALFGEKYGDVVRMVDIGGPWSRELCAGTHVSSSAEIGLVSVVGESSIGASNRRIEALVGQDAFRELAAERTVVSQLSAALKAPRDQLSTRIEELQANLKAAEKRIAQFEAKERAGRVPALAEAAQPVGSYRVAATSLGEVGSADDVRTLALSVRERLGADAAVVAFGGVANGRPIVVVATNDAARAAGAKAGALVRIAAGVLGGGGGGKDDVAQGGGTDASALDAALAAVVSELAGA
- the rpsD gene encoding 30S ribosomal protein S4, which produces MVTKSQDRRKVRLSRALGIPLTPKAARYLEKRPYAPGEHGRTKRKADSDYAVRLREKQRLREQYGIREKQLRIAFNEARRKDGLTGENLVELLEMRLDALVVRAGFARTTAQARQLVVHRHILVDGQLVDRPSFRVKPGQLIHVKPKSEGLEPFQVAAAGGHAEVLPPVPGYLEVELDKLQARLVRRPKRAEVPVTCEVQLVVEYYAAR